CCCTGGGCGCCGACGATGCGTGCCTTCGTGAACTCGCCCACTTTCAGCGTCTTGGAGGCCTTCTCCGGCGGCAGCAGCTTCACGCTGCCATCGATCTCGGGGGCGTCGGCATAGCTGCGGCCCAGGCCGCCCTTGCGGCCCAGCGCCGGGGCGGAGTCGACCAGCACCTGCATGGTGGCGCCCACGCGCGACTGCAGCTTCTCGGCGGACACGGCCTCGGCCACCGCCATGAAACGCGCCCGGCGCTCCTCGCGCACGGCCTCGGGCAAGGCGCCGTCCAGCGCGTTGGCCGTGGCCCCCTCGACCGGCGAGTACGCGAAGGCACCGGCACGGTCGATGCGCGCCTCTCGCACGAAGTCCAGCAGGTGCTGGAACTGCTCCTCGGTTTCACCCGGGAACCCGGCGATGAAGGTGCTGCGCACCACCAGTTCCGGGCAGATCTCGCGCCAGCGCTGCAGGCGGTCAAGGTTCTTCTCGCCGCTGGCCGGGCGCTTCATGCGCTTGAGCACCTCCGGGTGCGAGTGCTGGAACGGCACGTCGAGGTACGGCAGGATCAGGCCCTCGGCCATCAGCGGCAGGATCTCGTCGACGTGCGGGTACGGGTAGACGTAGTGCAGGCGCACCCAGGCACCGTGTTTCGCGGCCAGCTCGCCGAGCTTCTGGCACAGGTCCAGCATGCGCGTCTTGACGGGCTTGCCGTCCCAGAAGCCGGTGCGGTACTTCACGTCGACGCCGTAGGCGCTGGTGTCCTGGCTGATGACCAGCAGTTCCTTCACGCCGGACTCGAACAGGCGCTCCGCCTCGCCGAGCACGTCGCCGATGGGGCGCGAGACCAGGTCGCCGCGCATGCTCGGGATGATGCAGAAGCTGCAGCGGTGGTTGCAGCCTTCGCTGATCTTCAGGTACGCATAGTGCCGCGGCGTGAGCTTGATGCCCTGCGGAGGCACCAGGTCGACGAACGGGTCGTGGGGCTTGGGCACGTGGGTGTGGACGGCGTCCATGACCTCGTGGGTGGCGTGGGGGCCGGTCACGGCCAGCACGCTCGGGTGCATCTGGCGGACGAGGTTGCCACCGTCGTCGCCGGCCTTCGCGCCCAGGCAGCCGGTGACGATCACCTTGCCGTTTTCGGCCAGGGCTTCACCGATGGTGTCGAGGCTTTCCTTGACCGCGTCGTCGATGAACCCGCAGGTGTTGACGATGACCAGGTCGGCCCCGGCGAAGGTCTTGGACGTGTCGTAACCCTCCGCGCGCAGCTGCGTGAGGATGAGTTCGGAGTCGGTCAGGGCCTTCGGGCATCCCAGGGACACGAAGCCGATCTTGGGGGCCGGGATGGCCAGGGTGGAATCAGTCATCCCGGGATTTTCGCCGATCCGGGGCCCGGACGGGGGCCCCGGGGCCGATTTCAGCGCTTCGGAGGCGTGAAACCCGGGAACAAGGTCTCGGCCTGCTTGGCCATCTGGTCCTGCATCTGCTGGAACATCTGGCGGGACTGGTCGAGGTAGGCGGTCATCATGCCCTGCACCGCCGGGGCCTGGCCGTTCAGGAACTGCGACCAGAGTTCGGGATTGATGGCCTTGCTCTGTTCCGCCATGCGGGCCTGGATGTCGCTGAAGGTCTGGAGGTTCTTCTCGAGGAAGGACCCCATCATGCCCTGCGTGGCGCCGCCGTAGAACCGGATGATCTGGGCCAGCATGGGCGCGGAGAACATCGGCACCCCGCCCGTCTCCTCCTCCAGGATGATCTGCAGCAGGATGCTGCGGGTCAGGTCCTCGGACGTCTTGGCGTCGCGCACGACGAACGGCTGCGCGGCCAACACCATCTTCTT
This genomic stretch from Piscinibacter gummiphilus harbors:
- the phaR gene encoding polyhydroxyalkanoate synthesis repressor PhaR — protein: MAPPRPDATDPDAAGSASSPRVLKKYPNRRLYDTYTSSYITLADVKKMVLAAQPFVVRDAKTSEDLTRSILLQIILEEETGGVPMFSAPMLAQIIRFYGGATQGMMGSFLEKNLQTFSDIQARMAEQSKAINPELWSQFLNGQAPAVQGMMTAYLDQSRQMFQQMQDQMAKQAETLFPGFTPPKR
- the rimO gene encoding 30S ribosomal protein S12 methylthiotransferase RimO, producing the protein MTDSTLAIPAPKIGFVSLGCPKALTDSELILTQLRAEGYDTSKTFAGADLVIVNTCGFIDDAVKESLDTIGEALAENGKVIVTGCLGAKAGDDGGNLVRQMHPSVLAVTGPHATHEVMDAVHTHVPKPHDPFVDLVPPQGIKLTPRHYAYLKISEGCNHRCSFCIIPSMRGDLVSRPIGDVLGEAERLFESGVKELLVISQDTSAYGVDVKYRTGFWDGKPVKTRMLDLCQKLGELAAKHGAWVRLHYVYPYPHVDEILPLMAEGLILPYLDVPFQHSHPEVLKRMKRPASGEKNLDRLQRWREICPELVVRSTFIAGFPGETEEQFQHLLDFVREARIDRAGAFAYSPVEGATANALDGALPEAVREERRARFMAVAEAVSAEKLQSRVGATMQVLVDSAPALGRKGGLGRSYADAPEIDGSVKLLPPEKASKTLKVGEFTKARIVGAQGHDLIAQPI